The Pleuronectes platessa chromosome 11, fPlePla1.1, whole genome shotgun sequence genome includes a window with the following:
- the emx1 gene encoding homeobox protein EMX1: MMFSSAGKRCFTIESLVAKEHPLTAEEPIRPTALSYSNPATDALMNGYQAPPPAARSLYHSPDLVFPDAVNHPSLTVSPHQLGGPHLQHPHFFGTQHRDPLNFYPWVLRNRFFGHRFQGNEVSQDSLLLHGPFARKPKRIRTAFSPSQLLRLERAFEKNHYVVGAERKQLANSLSLSETQVKVWFQNRRTKYKRQKLEEEGPDSQQKKKGNHHINRWRLATKQAGSEDIDVTSED, encoded by the exons ATGATGTTTTCTTCTGCGGGGAAGCGCTGCTTCACGATCGAGTCTCTGGTGGCCAAGGAGCATCCTCTCACCGCCGAGGAGCCCATCCGCCCCACGGCCTTGAGCTACTCCAACCCGGCGACAGACGCCTTAATGAACGGGTACCAGGCTCCTCCACCGGCGGCCAGGTCCCTGTACCACAGCCCGGACCTGGTGTTCCCGGATGCGGTGAACCACCCCTCCCTCACCGTGTCCCCTCACCAGCTCGGGGGCCCCCACCTCCAGCATCCGCACTTCTTCGGGACGCAACACCGAGACCCGCTCAACTTCTACCCATGGGTCCTACGGAACCGGTTCTTCGGACACAGGTTTCAGGGTAA CGAGGTGTCCCAGGACAGTCTCCTGCTCCACGGTCCCTTCGCCCGGAAGCCCAAACGCATCCGCACGGCCTTCTCCCCGTCCCAGCTGCTGCGGCTGGAGCGAGCCTTCGAGAAGAACCACTATGTGGTGGGAGCCGAGAGGAAGCAGCTGGCCAACAGCCTGAGtctgtctgaaacacag GTGAAGGTGTGGTTCCAGAACAGACGGACCAAGTACAAGCGacagaagctggaggaggagggaccgGACAgccagcagaagaagaagggaaaccACCACATCAACAGATGGCGCCTCGCCACCAAGCAGGCCGGCTCCGAGGACATTGACGTGACCTCAGAGGACTAA
- the noto gene encoding homeobox protein notochord, which yields MQVPNRPVGVYGYPLRNYAPASLYPQYQESQRGFSTKPPSGKSFTIDALLAKPEDKTSDRASPTHCGVKYQPATLPLTGHVGLPIAPAPYGYSPNMLHSAVHTQPGYSIYCCPPFTYQSTCRGAFYAQASMSKVNGGLHSFKTKGGKSKRMRTSFTSEQLSRLEKEFARQQYMVGSERFLLASALQLTEAQVKVWFQNRRIKWRKQSLEQQQAKLAKLGLAAPPKSPGSQGHGDEGDEEFSDSDVDIDVSDDSTDHC from the exons ATGCAGGTGCCGAACAGACCAGTCGGAGTTTATGGATACCCTCTGCGTAATTACGCACCAGCTTCGCTTTATCCGCAGTACCAGGAGAGCCAGCGCGGGTTCTCAACGAAGCCACCCAGTGGGAAATCCTTCACCATCGATGCTTTGCTCGCCAAACCAGAGGACAAGACCAGTGACCGGGCGAGTCCTACTCACTGCGGAGTGAAATATCAGCCAGCGACTCTGCCTCTCACAGGACACGTAGGCTTACCCATAGCACCGGCACCTTACGGCTACTCGCCAAACATGTTGCACTCTGCTGTTCACACGCAGCCTGGATATTCAATCTACTGCTGCCCTCCTTTCACCTACCAGTCAACGTGCCGTGGAGCATTTTACGCACAAG CTTCAATGTCCAAAGTCAACGGCGGGCTGCACTCCTTCAAAACCAAAGGTGGGAAATCGAAGAGGATGCGAACCAGCTTCACCAGCGAGCAGCTGTCCCGGCTGGAGAAGGAGTTCGCACGGCAGCAGTACATGGTGGGATCCGAGAGGTTCCTCCTGGCCTCCGCTCTGCAGCTCACAGAAGCTCAG gtCAAAGTCTGGTTCCAGAACCGACGCATCAAGTGGCGCAAACAGagtctggagcagcagcaggccaAGCTCGCCAAGCTGGGCCTGGCTGCCCCGCCGAAGAGCCCCGGGTCCCAGGGACACGGAGACGAGGGAGACGAGGAGTTCTCCGACTCGGACGTGGACATTGACGTGTCTGATGACTCCACTGATCATTGTTAA